In Desulfurococcaceae archaeon, one genomic interval encodes:
- a CDS encoding Nre family DNA repair protein gives MKVNPSLCVLCRGRGLCDLAYCPIIARARAFTRLSRVRLSNIIEGSTPPAVFVGRMGYPYVRAGPSTPPILGDTSIFDYPEKWSSLRVEDILEYRWSLVTGYRVYNVKRVEDRFLEEVRLLVLSDKPVDVQAVFEKPPRPVITFNEHEPPQGPRAPLSSFRVIGNPSIPRPLEKAYYDTDLPAAEAVASLYETGIPVSHIQKAFSLGSFGLKGQRKLVPTRWSITAVDNMICRHILREVKGYKPINEVMVFEHEIHDNLFIGVLYPAKWSYEWMEAWWPGSTWNPVGLNVVVEGDYEDYFGRTTYPGIGGCYYASMLATLEYLKYVKRQATAVLIREIYPGFNLPIGVWFVRESCREMFKKGPAMKADSLREVCDYLDRVTKLGCKKWFSSSRLLRRILSTRKIEEYFKRLE, from the coding sequence TTGAAGGTTAACCCATCTCTCTGCGTGCTTTGTAGGGGCAGAGGGCTTTGCGACCTCGCATACTGCCCAATCATAGCCCGGGCTCGCGCGTTCACTAGACTTAGTCGAGTGAGGTTATCTAACATCATTGAAGGATCTACCCCTCCGGCAGTCTTCGTCGGTAGAATGGGCTACCCGTACGTGCGGGCGGGGCCTTCTACGCCGCCTATTTTAGGTGATACCAGTATATTCGACTACCCTGAAAAGTGGAGTAGCCTTAGGGTAGAGGACATTTTAGAGTATAGGTGGAGCCTGGTAACAGGGTATAGAGTTTACAACGTGAAAAGAGTCGAAGACAGGTTTTTAGAGGAAGTAAGGCTTCTAGTTCTTAGCGATAAGCCGGTTGATGTACAGGCCGTTTTTGAAAAACCACCTAGGCCAGTAATAACTTTTAACGAGCATGAACCACCTCAAGGGCCGAGAGCCCCTTTAAGCTCTTTCCGCGTAATTGGGAACCCAAGTATACCTAGGCCTCTGGAAAAAGCGTACTACGACACGGATTTACCAGCAGCTGAGGCCGTTGCCAGCCTCTACGAAACCGGTATACCGGTATCACACATCCAGAAGGCATTCAGCCTCGGCTCCTTTGGTTTAAAGGGGCAGAGAAAGCTCGTTCCCACTAGGTGGAGTATAACTGCTGTTGACAACATGATTTGTAGGCATATCCTCCGCGAAGTCAAGGGTTACAAGCCCATTAACGAGGTAATGGTGTTTGAACACGAGATACACGATAACCTGTTCATAGGCGTACTGTACCCGGCCAAATGGAGCTACGAGTGGATGGAAGCCTGGTGGCCTGGCTCGACTTGGAACCCCGTAGGCTTAAACGTTGTCGTTGAGGGAGATTACGAGGATTACTTCGGTAGGACAACTTACCCCGGCATTGGTGGATGTTACTACGCGAGTATGCTGGCTACGCTAGAGTACCTTAAGTACGTCAAGAGGCAGGCAACAGCAGTACTAATACGCGAAATATACCCGGGCTTCAACCTCCCAATAGGAGTATGGTTTGTGCGTGAATCGTGTAGAGAGATGTTTAAGAAGGGCCCAGCGATGAAGGCGGATAGCCTTAGAGAGGTCTGCGACTACCTGGACAGGGTAACTAAGCTTGGTTGTAAAAAGTGGTTTTCTTCCTCGAGGCTACTCCGAAGAATCCTATCCACTAGGAAAATAGAAGAGTACTTTAAGAGGCTTGAATAG
- a CDS encoding radical SAM protein has translation MTFRGIKVYYTTVHTALSKSKLPDLDYALNPYLGCGHGCVYCYARLYTKDRRASENWGFVVVLKTNIVNVLSREVKKLKPGVVGVGTITDAYQPVEAVYKLTSRCLKILLEHGFRVSIQTKNPLVLRDLNLLAMRKELVDVGFTITTLNGKLAEIVEPRSPPPGARVQALRKLSDLGIKTWIFYGPIVPGLNDDEETVERIAKLAHETASTLYYDPLNIKPFMKNPTHPLRGYISMKNTSWWVSVKGTILKYCDEYALTCKPGFLGNSESKCNSPLSSFSHALANSNKRPRQAHR, from the coding sequence GTGACTTTTCGCGGCATCAAGGTGTATTACACCACCGTGCATACCGCGTTATCGAAAAGCAAGCTACCGGATCTAGACTACGCCTTGAATCCCTACCTAGGCTGCGGACATGGTTGCGTGTACTGCTACGCACGGCTCTATACTAAAGATAGACGTGCGTCGGAAAACTGGGGCTTTGTGGTTGTTTTAAAGACGAATATAGTAAACGTGCTTTCACGCGAAGTCAAAAAGCTCAAGCCAGGCGTTGTCGGCGTAGGTACGATCACAGATGCCTACCAGCCCGTGGAGGCCGTTTACAAGCTTACTAGTAGATGCCTTAAAATACTACTTGAACACGGGTTTCGTGTTAGCATTCAAACGAAGAACCCGCTTGTGCTCAGGGACCTTAACCTATTGGCGATGCGCAAGGAGCTCGTAGATGTTGGCTTCACGATAACCACGCTAAATGGTAAATTAGCTGAGATCGTCGAACCGCGCTCCCCGCCACCGGGTGCGCGAGTTCAAGCTCTAAGAAAGCTTAGCGACCTCGGCATTAAGACGTGGATCTTCTATGGCCCGATAGTACCAGGACTTAACGACGATGAGGAAACCGTGGAGAGAATAGCGAAGCTCGCACACGAAACGGCGTCTACGCTCTACTACGATCCTCTAAACATTAAACCCTTCATGAAAAACCCCACGCACCCGCTACGAGGCTACATTTCGATGAAAAATACCAGCTGGTGGGTTAGCGTTAAGGGTACTATACTAAAGTACTGTGATGAGTACGCCTTAACGTGTAAGCCCGGATTTCTCGGCAACTCCGAGTCCAAATGCAACTCGCCCCTCAGCTCGTTCAGCCACGCCCTGGCCAACTCGAATAAGCGTCCTCGTCAAGCACATCGGTGA
- the galT gene encoding galactose-1-phosphate uridylyltransferase, whose amino-acid sequence MTKLHEIRWNPLIKQWIIVAEHRSMRPWRPEEKREAFKCPFCPGAPELAYLESWNTVSLPNKYPALLESPPSPSREELKSLKAGKAKGECRVVIETPEHEGDLHTLSLEHAVKVIELFKEEYVKLSSRSYVRYVAIFRNKGKEIGVSLTHPHSQIYALPFTPPRIKVELESMREYHESEGGCMICDIAKYELSRGRRTIYENEHYVALLPFYAMWPYEVHVYPKRHINSIKDLSEEECIYLADVLRVVTATYTALLERDAPYIMVFHNPPVKGRYEHYHFHVEFYQPYREKDKFKHAAGIEWGFWVFTYDGLPEKKAGELREACKKAVGGLGDVLGKCK is encoded by the coding sequence GTGACCAAGTTGCATGAAATAAGGTGGAATCCCTTAATAAAGCAGTGGATCATAGTGGCTGAGCACAGGTCTATGAGGCCGTGGAGGCCCGAGGAGAAACGAGAAGCCTTCAAGTGCCCGTTCTGTCCCGGTGCACCGGAGCTAGCCTACCTGGAATCCTGGAATACCGTTTCCCTGCCGAACAAGTACCCAGCACTGCTCGAAAGCCCGCCATCACCTAGCAGAGAGGAATTGAAAAGCCTTAAAGCCGGAAAAGCCAAGGGTGAGTGCCGAGTAGTCATCGAGACGCCTGAGCATGAAGGAGACCTGCACACTTTAAGCCTAGAACACGCCGTAAAGGTGATCGAGCTGTTCAAAGAGGAGTACGTTAAGCTGTCATCAAGAAGCTATGTACGCTATGTGGCGATATTTAGGAACAAAGGCAAGGAGATCGGCGTTTCGCTAACACACCCCCACTCACAAATATACGCACTGCCCTTCACACCCCCCCGAATAAAGGTCGAGCTCGAGTCTATGAGAGAGTACCACGAGAGCGAGGGTGGGTGCATGATCTGCGATATAGCAAAGTACGAACTAAGCAGAGGAAGGAGAACAATTTACGAAAATGAACACTACGTCGCCTTACTACCATTTTACGCTATGTGGCCCTACGAAGTACACGTATACCCGAAAAGGCACATAAACTCCATAAAGGACTTGAGCGAAGAGGAGTGCATTTATCTAGCAGACGTGTTAAGAGTTGTCACAGCGACATATACTGCACTACTAGAACGGGATGCCCCATACATAATGGTCTTCCACAACCCGCCGGTTAAAGGCAGGTACGAACATTACCATTTCCACGTGGAGTTTTATCAGCCCTATAGGGAGAAGGACAAGTTTAAGCACGCCGCCGGCATTGAATGGGGCTTTTGGGTGTTCACTTATGATGGCCTACCCGAGAAAAAGGCCGGGGAACTGCGAGAAGCATGTAAAAAGGCTGTAGGTGGGCTGGGAGATGTACTCGGAAAGTGCAAGTAG
- a CDS encoding galactokinase family protein: MYSESASRVDYVVKEFEKVFGTRPQVVASAPGRLDLLNTHQDYKGLPVVSVAINKRTYVALSESKGKSNVLSVNLCMENIECVDTFSAKEPVLRERGFFGNYIRSIVYTLRGNGLGIGDFNMLVYSEIPMASGLASSAALQVATLTGLNELYGLSLERKLIAELAYQSEHDVVGVPCGRLDQYGSVMGGVTKIETKPPYDTVTYRDYNWTFVVLNSGIRRSVVEVHPKRISEIEMALRKVLSDHTVPGDLKAKMSTKIDEVAWGELRIEELEPYLNGLEKRLKDRIIFTIKMNESTKLALRLLENPHVATVKDETTTFLKRECRECLEYSTRTQNSVLALVAGIINYQHLLLRDLYEVSLPELEVIRDTALKSGALGVKISGAGLGGSLLAVVDSWRDGGKVVKGVREVVRSAWVVHTDEGARVDLATK; the protein is encoded by the coding sequence ATGTACTCGGAAAGTGCAAGTAGAGTAGATTACGTTGTCAAGGAGTTTGAAAAGGTGTTTGGTACTAGGCCGCAGGTAGTAGCCTCTGCTCCAGGTAGGTTAGATCTACTAAACACGCACCAGGACTACAAAGGACTACCGGTAGTCTCCGTTGCTATAAACAAGAGAACGTACGTTGCACTCTCAGAATCTAAAGGGAAAAGCAATGTCTTATCTGTAAACCTTTGCATGGAAAACATCGAGTGCGTGGACACTTTTTCGGCTAAGGAGCCTGTGTTAAGGGAAAGAGGGTTCTTTGGCAACTACATCCGGTCAATCGTTTACACGCTTAGAGGAAATGGGCTTGGAATTGGGGATTTCAACATGCTAGTATACAGCGAGATACCCATGGCTTCGGGCTTAGCCAGTAGTGCCGCGTTACAGGTAGCAACATTAACCGGGCTGAACGAGCTGTACGGTTTAAGCCTCGAAAGAAAGCTAATCGCGGAGCTGGCCTACCAGAGTGAACACGACGTCGTTGGCGTACCTTGTGGGAGACTAGACCAATACGGATCGGTCATGGGTGGCGTGACAAAAATTGAAACGAAACCACCCTACGATACGGTAACGTATAGGGATTACAACTGGACTTTCGTAGTCCTTAATTCCGGCATAAGGCGTAGTGTCGTGGAAGTACACCCGAAGAGAATTAGTGAAATAGAAATGGCCTTGCGAAAAGTGCTGTCAGATCACACTGTTCCCGGTGACCTAAAAGCGAAGATGTCCACTAAGATAGATGAAGTAGCGTGGGGCGAGCTGAGAATTGAAGAGCTGGAACCATACCTGAACGGCCTCGAGAAGAGGCTGAAAGATAGAATTATCTTCACAATTAAGATGAACGAGTCCACGAAGCTTGCATTAAGGCTACTGGAAAACCCTCACGTTGCTACCGTCAAGGACGAAACGACAACATTCCTGAAGAGAGAGTGCAGGGAATGCTTGGAGTACTCCACTAGGACACAAAACAGCGTCCTAGCGCTAGTAGCTGGTATTATCAACTACCAGCACTTGCTTTTAAGGGATCTTTACGAAGTCAGCCTCCCGGAGCTAGAAGTCATTAGGGATACCGCCTTAAAGAGTGGTGCATTAGGGGTTAAAATATCGGGGGCGGGGCTCGGCGGATCGCTATTAGCGGTCGTGGATTCGTGGAGGGACGGTGGAAAGGTCGTTAAGGGAGTCCGCGAAGTGGTGCGTAGTGCATGGGTCGTACATACCGATGAAGGTGCCCGCGTAGACCTCGCGACTAAGTAA
- a CDS encoding iron-sulfur cluster loop: MDVIGIDKSVVEKAARVIKNKVNELPKLDVYDERFYPSKSEEPENTLRYFIVMVAIDHRLSRPSKRYYACLDDGCYKGADLLYRLGIKKFNENPNFFSPENLSKVTVKEVTDAFTVGDATPPDPDIRTALLRDLGLKLVKLYSSSVTRLLECSNDRLRGSLEKPGLADNLRVFRAYEDPVEKKTMLLAKFLIARGLYNPVDQLDVAVDNHLSRIAYRLGLVMVSGPIWDKIRNGIDVTSEEDFILRLVIRRAYRQVAEKASLSPVTIDDYFWIMGRTICLRDEPPHCEKCLFKGFCRARVNAAFMVKEHAFPYTWYY, from the coding sequence GTGGACGTTATTGGCATTGACAAATCAGTCGTGGAAAAGGCTGCCCGGGTTATTAAAAACAAGGTAAATGAGCTTCCGAAGCTAGATGTCTACGACGAGAGGTTCTACCCCTCTAAGAGCGAAGAGCCCGAGAACACGCTACGCTACTTCATCGTAATGGTAGCAATCGACCACAGGCTTAGCAGGCCTAGTAAGCGGTACTATGCGTGCCTAGACGACGGGTGCTATAAAGGAGCGGACCTCCTCTATAGACTTGGAATTAAGAAATTTAATGAAAACCCTAACTTCTTCTCACCCGAGAACCTCTCGAAGGTTACCGTAAAGGAAGTTACAGATGCATTTACAGTTGGCGACGCCACTCCACCAGACCCTGATATAAGGACGGCGCTACTTAGAGATCTTGGTTTGAAACTAGTTAAACTATATAGCTCTAGCGTGACTAGGTTACTCGAGTGCTCTAACGACAGGCTTCGCGGATCACTCGAAAAACCGGGGCTAGCTGATAATCTACGCGTTTTCAGGGCTTACGAAGACCCCGTAGAGAAGAAGACGATGCTGCTTGCAAAGTTTTTAATTGCAAGAGGTCTTTACAATCCTGTCGACCAGTTAGATGTAGCAGTAGATAACCACCTCTCCAGAATAGCTTATAGGCTTGGGTTAGTCATGGTTTCAGGGCCTATTTGGGATAAGATAAGGAACGGCATCGATGTAACCTCCGAAGAAGACTTTATACTGAGACTCGTCATAAGGCGAGCTTATAGGCAAGTAGCCGAGAAAGCCAGCTTAAGCCCTGTAACAATTGATGACTACTTCTGGATCATGGGTAGAACGATCTGCCTGAGGGATGAACCGCCACATTGTGAGAAGTGTCTATTTAAAGGCTTCTGCAGGGCTCGAGTAAACGCGGCCTTCATGGTTAAAGAACACGCGTTTCCCTACACGTGGTACTACTAG
- a CDS encoding ABC transporter ATP-binding protein, whose protein sequence is MDEALLELDSVSKIFTTGLLGGTRIKAVDNVSMKVYKGEILGILGESGSGKSTIAKLILKILKPTSGKILYRGRDVWSIDNKVYYRRVQGVFQDPYASFNPRRRVLDIFVDTMRNYYAELTSKITEELERALSKVGMNVKDVIGKYSHEFSGGQLQRLSIARALLVKPEAIVADEPVSMVDASTRIDILNIFIDLKEEEGLASIIIGHDLGLASYVSDRVVVLYKGQVVEQGTVNILRDPAHPYTKMLLEAVPRIDYKWTTPLRYQVESVQTRHTTGCVFVNRCPFRLEDKCAKLEPHVVNLGDSQVKCWLYAEK, encoded by the coding sequence GTGGATGAAGCGCTCTTAGAGCTCGACAGCGTCTCCAAGATCTTCACCACCGGGCTTTTAGGTGGAACTCGTATTAAAGCAGTTGACAACGTCTCAATGAAAGTATACAAAGGCGAGATACTAGGCATACTAGGAGAGTCGGGCAGCGGTAAGTCCACGATAGCAAAGCTCATACTCAAGATACTGAAGCCTACGAGCGGTAAAATACTATATAGAGGCAGAGACGTGTGGAGCATTGATAACAAGGTGTACTATCGGAGGGTACAGGGGGTATTTCAAGATCCCTATGCGAGTTTTAACCCTAGGAGAAGGGTTCTTGATATCTTTGTTGACACCATGAGAAACTACTATGCAGAGCTAACGAGCAAGATCACAGAAGAGCTGGAAAGGGCGCTAAGTAAGGTGGGTATGAACGTCAAAGACGTGATAGGCAAATATTCTCACGAGTTTAGTGGCGGTCAGTTACAGAGGCTTTCTATTGCGAGAGCGCTTCTCGTAAAGCCTGAAGCCATAGTAGCGGATGAGCCTGTGTCCATGGTTGACGCGTCTACAAGAATAGACATATTAAACATATTCATCGACTTGAAGGAAGAAGAAGGCTTGGCGTCCATCATAATAGGGCACGACCTCGGCCTGGCAAGCTATGTTAGTGACCGCGTAGTGGTACTATATAAAGGCCAGGTAGTTGAACAGGGTACGGTGAACATTTTACGAGATCCTGCACACCCCTACACGAAAATGCTTCTCGAGGCCGTTCCTCGAATAGACTACAAGTGGACTACGCCGTTGAGGTACCAAGTAGAAAGCGTCCAAACACGGCACACTACGGGTTGCGTATTTGTGAATAGGTGTCCATTTAGATTGGAAGACAAGTGCGCTAAACTAGAACCGCATGTTGTAAATCTCGGGGATTCCCAAGTTAAGTGCTGGCTATACGCGGAAAAGTGA
- a CDS encoding ABC transporter ATP-binding protein, translating to MGSKVLEVQGYRVYYRTLSGYIRAVDGVHLSICEGEIVGLIGESGCGKSTFAQSLVLLKYPMVYMGGNAIFEGSYDLNKLTLQERRKILLKKIAFIPQYALDALPVIKKIRSFIRDLVRDKGFTEEVLEVFKERLKQVGLSERVLEMYPLELSGGMKQRVVIAISTLFKPRLLIADEPTSALDVVTQRQVLELLRDLRDRGVAGSILFITHDIASIRQIADKVATMYAGKIIETGPLESVVKDPLHPYTSLLIRSVPSINASYKVRRLTGLGGSPPSLLHPPRGCRFHPRCPYAMPTCSEQEPYLVDLNDRWVACWLYSKR from the coding sequence GTGGGTTCTAAGGTGCTGGAAGTACAGGGTTACAGGGTTTACTACAGGACTCTAAGTGGTTATATCAGAGCAGTTGATGGGGTGCATTTAAGTATTTGCGAGGGAGAAATAGTCGGTTTAATAGGTGAAAGCGGATGTGGTAAATCGACGTTTGCACAGTCTCTCGTCCTCCTCAAGTACCCCATGGTGTACATGGGCGGTAACGCTATCTTCGAGGGCTCGTACGACTTAAACAAATTAACGTTACAGGAGAGAAGGAAAATACTATTGAAAAAGATAGCGTTTATACCGCAATATGCACTAGACGCGTTACCCGTAATAAAGAAGATAAGGTCCTTCATAAGAGACCTAGTACGGGATAAGGGCTTTACCGAAGAAGTCCTAGAAGTGTTCAAGGAAAGGTTGAAGCAGGTGGGCCTTTCCGAAAGAGTTCTGGAAATGTATCCGTTGGAGCTTTCCGGCGGAATGAAGCAGAGAGTTGTAATAGCCATATCCACGCTGTTCAAGCCCAGGCTACTTATAGCTGATGAGCCGACTTCAGCGCTAGACGTCGTTACGCAGAGACAAGTACTCGAGTTGCTAAGAGACCTTAGAGACCGCGGAGTTGCCGGCTCAATACTCTTCATAACGCATGATATAGCGTCAATCAGGCAGATAGCCGATAAAGTAGCCACAATGTATGCCGGTAAAATTATAGAAACCGGGCCACTGGAGAGCGTTGTCAAAGACCCTCTACACCCATACACCTCTCTACTAATAAGATCTGTACCAAGCATAAACGCCTCTTACAAAGTAAGAAGGTTAACGGGCTTGGGCGGGTCGCCACCTAGTCTGCTGCATCCTCCTCGTGGTTGTAGATTTCACCCGAGGTGCCCTTACGCTATGCCGACTTGTAGCGAACAAGAACCTTATTTAGTTGACTTAAATGACCGTTGGGTTGCGTGCTGGCTTTATTCAAAGAGGTGA
- a CDS encoding ABC transporter permease yields the protein MFGLTKSITWNILRRNAKFWSCLAVIISVIGLATVGPYLTPYKPLEYTSPKLPPLTPGHIFGTDNLGYDVFSATVYGLRVSLSVGLIAAVVATTIGTVLGLIAGYKGGIADSVIDGFAILILTMPSAFILIILGTFYIRADMGVAGGWREIMNIVFLGSMIGLLMWHWTARAVRSQVAALKVSDYVAVSRLSGNSDLKIIVKDILPNIASYIALVFVIQLANGLLTAVTLEFLGIKASEWSLFARIMQWLQMGALTAHVWWAWLIPGGTLVAFIASLYLVVLSLEEVFNPRLRRI from the coding sequence ATGTTCGGTCTCACTAAAAGCATCACGTGGAATATCCTTAGGCGCAATGCGAAGTTCTGGTCATGCCTAGCGGTAATAATTAGTGTCATAGGGTTGGCTACTGTAGGGCCATACCTAACACCGTACAAGCCGCTGGAGTATACTTCACCAAAACTACCCCCATTAACGCCTGGTCACATCTTCGGCACAGACAACCTGGGTTATGACGTATTCAGCGCCACGGTATACGGCTTGCGGGTGTCCCTTTCAGTTGGGTTGATAGCCGCGGTGGTTGCAACCACCATTGGGACAGTTCTAGGCCTAATAGCAGGCTACAAGGGCGGCATCGCGGACTCGGTAATAGACGGCTTTGCAATACTAATACTCACAATGCCATCAGCGTTTATTCTCATAATTCTGGGCACATTTTACATACGGGCAGACATGGGGGTCGCGGGTGGTTGGAGAGAGATAATGAACATCGTTTTTCTCGGTTCAATGATTGGTTTGCTAATGTGGCACTGGACAGCTAGGGCCGTCAGGTCTCAAGTCGCCGCGCTGAAGGTATCGGATTACGTAGCCGTGTCAAGACTTAGCGGTAACTCGGACTTGAAAATCATAGTTAAGGACATACTGCCTAACATAGCCTCGTACATAGCATTAGTATTCGTCATACAGCTAGCCAACGGCCTTCTCACCGCCGTCACCTTGGAATTCCTCGGGATCAAGGCATCAGAATGGTCTCTCTTCGCCAGGATAATGCAGTGGCTTCAAATGGGTGCCCTTACAGCACATGTGTGGTGGGCTTGGCTCATACCCGGAGGAACATTAGTGGCATTCATAGCCTCCCTGTACCTGGTGGTTCTTTCACTGGAAGAGGTATTTAACCCAAGGCTTCGAAGGATCTAG
- a CDS encoding ABC transporter permease has translation MPLKIYLAKRITTYLTIFVVSVTLVWTLIKFAPGDPALTNVMRAMIAPGVRYTPEQIEMFKQRAIEMLGYNLPLHEQFILLWKRIFTGDLGWSTYFSAPVSSKILEIVINDLLLIAPAIIVSWFLGNWLGALAARYRALDRVLVPLMYVLTATPYFLFGLLLVYVFGVVYGVFKPVITSTDIHGLFVNPCWETLLNFLRAYTLPFLSMVLVSMGGWASGMRTLMIYELESNYARYMESLGFSARKISSYAFKYAINPQITGLGIQLGTIIVAGLALSSIFNYPGAGIALIYAINYRDVFLIQGIVIVYTIMVIAANFIIDIVYVVVDPRLKVGFTSG, from the coding sequence GTGCCCTTAAAAATCTACCTGGCTAAGCGCATTACCACGTACCTAACGATCTTTGTCGTTTCCGTTACCTTGGTCTGGACCTTAATTAAGTTTGCCCCAGGAGACCCCGCCTTGACGAACGTCATGAGAGCTATGATAGCTCCTGGCGTGAGGTATACTCCTGAGCAAATAGAGATGTTTAAGCAAAGAGCTATAGAGATGCTCGGATATAACTTACCTCTACACGAGCAGTTCATACTCCTGTGGAAAAGGATCTTTACGGGGGACCTCGGGTGGAGCACTTACTTCTCAGCACCCGTTTCATCTAAGATCCTTGAAATAGTTATAAATGACTTACTGCTTATAGCGCCGGCTATAATTGTCAGCTGGTTCCTAGGAAACTGGCTCGGCGCACTGGCAGCTAGGTACCGGGCTCTCGACAGGGTACTCGTCCCTCTAATGTACGTCTTGACGGCAACACCGTATTTCCTCTTCGGGCTACTACTGGTATACGTCTTTGGAGTAGTCTATGGGGTATTCAAGCCCGTTATAACGTCAACGGACATACACGGGCTATTCGTCAATCCATGCTGGGAGACCCTATTAAACTTTCTAAGAGCATATACGTTACCATTTCTCTCAATGGTCCTAGTGTCCATGGGGGGATGGGCCTCGGGTATGAGGACATTGATGATCTACGAACTCGAGTCTAATTATGCGAGGTATATGGAATCCCTTGGCTTCTCCGCGCGGAAGATTTCTTCGTACGCGTTCAAGTATGCTATAAATCCGCAAATAACAGGGCTCGGCATACAGCTGGGAACGATAATTGTTGCAGGCCTCGCCCTCTCCTCGATATTCAATTACCCAGGAGCCGGCATAGCGCTCATATATGCGATAAACTACAGGGACGTGTTCTTGATTCAGGGCATAGTCATAGTCTACACCATAATGGTAATTGCCGCTAACTTCATCATAGACATTGTCTATGTAGTAGTAGATCCGAGGCTCAAAGTAGGGTTTACCAGTGGTTAG